A genomic region of Scyliorhinus canicula chromosome 4, sScyCan1.1, whole genome shotgun sequence contains the following coding sequences:
- the myoc gene encoding LOW QUALITY PROTEIN: myocilin (The sequence of the model RefSeq protein was modified relative to this genomic sequence to represent the inferred CDS: inserted 1 base in 1 codon) → MIATSLLALASFIVEATGQLSPTFSRTMSRDGRCIYSFTVPSPQEASCSEAGEALAAVRELQRDRAAQQRELESLGHRLRLLEANPPGESLSPAPRQQGEVRRLQMEKLDLLRRLENMKQENIHLRAKQCPDSRETLQDSHQDGRQGVTSLSFRQKTQPDRGAYNWSFENPGYQELKSEITEIPASRLIQRGDAGRPTTTLQQRSGCGMLEWVGEPVTFXKADSIVGKYGVWMKDPEPTPPRNKESIWRINAVGTDIRQLYEYHDLDQFMRGYPNKVYMLPEPIESTGSVIYRGSLYYQKRRSRTLLRYEMKTETILVRKDLPNAGYRGVYPYSWGGYTDIDLAVDELGLWVTYSTNQAQGAIVISKLDPNTLETEQTWTTAIRRRSVANSFMICGTLYTLNSYSNHNAIINFAYNTNTNSTKVLNIPFENRYRYNSMTDYNPAEKKILAWDNFNMVMYDIRLSKV, encoded by the exons ATGATCGCCACCTCTCTGCTCGCCCTCGCCTCCTTCATCGTGGAAGCCACCGGCCAGTTGTCGCCCACTTTCTCCCGCACTATGAGCCGGGATGGCCGATGCATTTACTCCTTTACCGTGCCCAGCCCACAAGAGGCGAGCTGCTCGGAGGCCGGCGAGGCTCTGGCCGCTGTCCGGGAGCTGCAGAGGGACAGGGCTGCCCAACAGAGAGAGCTGGAGTCCCTGGGCCATAGgctgcggctgctggaggccaacccCCCGGGGGAGAGCCTGAGCCCGGCCCCCAGGCAGCAGGGCGAGGTCCGGAGGCTGCAGATGGAGAAGTTGGACTTACTGAGGCGGCTGGAGAACATGAAGCAGGAGAACATTCACCTCCGAGCGAAGCAGTGTCCCGACAGCCGGGAAACTCTCCAAGACTCCCATCAAGACG GGAGGCAGGGCGTCACCAGTTTATCATTTCGACAGAAAACACAGCCAGACCGAGGTG CCTATAATTGGAGTTTCGAAAATCCTGGATACCAAGAGCTGAAATCGGAGATCACCGAGATCCCAGCTTCCAGGCTCATACAGCGAGGCGATGCTGGCAGGCCAACCACAACACTACAGCAGAGATCAG GTTGTGGAATGCTAGAATGGGTAGGAGAACCAGTTACGT caaaagcagacagcattgtAGGGAAGTACGGAGTTTGGATGAAAGATCCTGAGCCAACACCACCTCGCAACAAGGAGTCCATCTGGAGAATCAACGCAGTTGGCACTGACATTCGGCAGCTGTACGAGTATCATGACCTAGATCAGTTCATGAGGGGCTACCCCAACAAAGTTTATATGCTACCAGAACCAATAGAAAGCACAGGGAGTGTCATTTACAGAGGGTCCTTATATTACCAGAAACGCAGGTCAAGGACCTTActgagatatgaaatgaaaacagagacCATTTTAGTTCGAAAGGACTTGCCCAACGCAGGCTACCGAGGAGTCTACCCATACTCCTGGGGTGGCTACACAGACATAGATTTGGCTGTCGATGAGCTGGGGCTTTGGGTAACCTACAGCACCAATCAGGCTCAAGGAGCCATTGTGATCTCTAAATTGGATCCAAACACTCTGGAAACAGAGCAAACCTGGACGACGGCGATACGCAGAAGATCGGTTGCTAATTCTTTTATGATCTGCGGAACTCTCTACACACTAAACAGCTATTCCAATCACAATGCCATCATCAATTTTGCCTACAACACCAACACAAACAGTACCAAGGTGCTGAACATCCCATTTGAAAACCGCTACCGTTACAACAGCATGACTGATTACAACCCAGCAGAAAAGAAgatcctggcttgggacaattttAACATGGTCATGTATGATATTAGGCTTTCAAAAGTATGA